One Magnolia sinica isolate HGM2019 chromosome 2, MsV1, whole genome shotgun sequence genomic window, ttagcgatgaaaattttcgtcgctaaaaaaactatacaagacttttagtagcgaaaattttcgctgctaaaaaattcATTAcacttttagtgacaaaaattttcgtcactaaaaaacctgtataagacttttagcagcgaaaattttcgctgctaaaaaaattcattacacttttagcgacaaattttcgtcgctaaaaaaattgtacaagacttttagcaacgaaaattttcgctactaaaaaatTCGTTGCACTTTCCTAAAAAGTTTCCaagacttttagcaatgaaaatttttgcTGCCAAAAAATCGttcaacttttagcgacgaaaattttcgtcgctaaaaaaattgaataatacttttagcagcgaaaatttttgctgctaaaaatttgttccacttttagcaacgaaaattttcgtcgctaaacaACCTTTACATAggttttagcagcgaaaattttcactattaaaaaattcgttacacttttagcaacgaaaatttttgtcgctaaaaaactttacaagacttttagcagcgaaaattttcgctactaaaaataaattacaaaacttttagctacgaaaattttcgtcattagaagtccctttttttttaatatacaacTCAAAATTacacacaaaattcctgatatacacctgttaacaatatatttcatcatattcatcctgatatacacctattatataatatatttttatcATATCCAcgttcacatccatctaaattaacccaaacccaaacataaactacattcatccaaacacaaacaatcttatctgcatcacattcatccacacataaatacatataaacttaaaatcataaacaaatataaaaaaaatcacaaagatgaaggcggaggtggtggggcatcggtgggtaagcgtgcagcgataATCTGAAACATTTccatcatccgtcgctcatgctcgacccgcatctcctccatcctcctctcctactcctccttctgcctcgccagctcctcctccatcctcctctcctgctcctccctctgcttcACCAGCTCCTCCTCtatcctcctctcttgctcctccctctgcctcactagctgatccatcatcttcctctcctgctcctccctttgcctgtccagctgatctttgatgtcatcaacgaCGACCCGTAGCTcctgaacctctctctctacagtatcagctcggcgtacggcgctgtcgccaacgacgatggatcggCTAGATGCAACTCTaacgggtgccatgagcttggcaccatggccaaacccACGCATATATctagaacgggtgccaagcacctgactcaggatctctggctcactctgctgataccatcgggagtgggctgactgcgtaaggtgtccatctcctcctgtaatgaaaacatatgaatattcataataaatgacattattataatttaatgcaaataaattttataatgtaaggatctttaccctaatctcgctggctctaggataTACCCAAGATCCTAtcgcctgccgacagtgagtTCCCTTatagaagtctactggtccgggctcctggccagtgacaGAATCTCGCTACGCAATAAAAAAGACAATAgaattaatataaatgcatggaaagaatatataaacgtaataattaccagtactttcttacCATGTCATGACAAAGTCGTATAAATGACTTTGAACctgctacgtggttcacttctaactttcctctattgtcagaatttattttgcttttcttcttaacacattattcataatacattgttattaattatgaatttaattattacgttaagatattataaatatgtaaatattacttgAAAAGAATCAGACAAAAACGtatcgcagagtatccgccagtcctcATCGGTCAAGTACAACGGTTCGGACTGTacggcctcctcgtggctcatgcaTCGCTTGTACTGCTGGTGTAACTTATGCggtaatccttgaaccgctcctttaTCATGTCATCGACGGCATGGGAGATATGTGGAACACttaaatccaagtcaaatttatcctgtagtttcgtaaataatagattaagacaataaacttattaagaaaataacttaaccgtaaatgaacttttataaaataaattttaatttactaaaatttacttgAAGGTGCTGACAGATGAGCTGccacacatcatctgtcacgtctcccCGATGAGGGGTGGTGGGGGGATCAGAAATtggcataagacaccgacctccgacgtaaacaacaTGCCATTATTCATAACAGGTCTAATGCAGTCATGTGGGAACTCTACCATTACCttaccctcacgcgtaagtcgctctaaaagcaacCAGTGCGTGGGTCCACTTCCTCGTCGGCTATTCGACAacgctgttgcaaaagaaatatgtaagtctaaacattaactgaaatcattaaaagaaatatacgtctagacttacatgcagtgcctgGTGTACGCGCGACTGAGGGATGAGacgcctgcgatgcaacatgtgacggcgatgCTGGCTCCGTTGCATCAcaggtagaaggggtagatccagtgagCGAACGACGTACTCTCTCACCTGGTgtcatcactgaatatgtgcgagctacaaacttataaatttaaacaatgtctaTACAAGTgcaatatactaaaacattatacaagtagcgttgacggtacaatgcatttgtgcttatacttagagagatgattaaaaaatgattagaccattatactataatgcaagcagaatataataaaactgtaaactttaatttataaccattgaaaatttcattatacattgtcattgtatattaaatatacatatttcgttgtaatacgaaacaactttgaggtaaactatccgaagtactccctgtGTAAGCTATCATAtgcttcagaagcatatgtcatttcgtgtgaagcactcgacatatttACAGCTAACATGTCAGTCACAGTAGGAGAAATCTGGTTTCTTGGGACTCCATTCAAATGTGCAAGTGATAGAGTCACATCTTCCATATCTCGTTTCCCgcggttatatatctccatcagccccgaaatttctttgagatgACATAATCTTTCCGctgagtcatcgtcgatatattccaccttacactcatcgaccagaccgggtatctctatGACCATACCAGAAAAAGATAGAACCGAAACATCCATctgcaacagctgatgaagtatgttgcgtgatTCTGCTATGCTCCGGtttaaggaggacatgatcagaaattgactcaactgcaaatgtggattataaacaagttaataaaaagaattaatcatgacttgtaattttcacgtatacatggaatacataaattattcgaattgaaaaatgacatgtaaatcatgtgtacatttaataatcgtcatctgtatcactatcgcttaaggctatttcttcaccatcactatcgctgatcagtatttaATCTTCATTGTTCgtaacgtcgtcatcaatgaaactgcTATCATTTGTAACAATATctcgtattattgaggcatcaacatgatcaggtggcataTCATGTCtatctaattgcaccacatcaatatcaacacttgaatcagtccatgtatccctagatggcatgtcttctGGATATGCTTTTTCAACCCTAAACGTGTTATTTTCcccgtcctcgctatcttcaacttctagTACGAGAACGTTAAATACATTCCTGgactttattttctgcaccacatgctaagagccgcctaacttggtgtcagcgaggtaaaatacttgttcggttTGGCTGGTGAGGACAAATGGGTCATCTTTAAACCATttccgagataaatttatgctcgtaaagtagctgtcagtctgtattcccaacttcttatttccaatgtcccaccaatcacatctaaataagtacactcgctttctcatacaataacttagctcaataatatctgtcaaaatgtcataaaagtcaatttcatcctcccCATTTGTTCCATTCACAACCACCCcattattttgtgtggtcctatacttctcacaTTCTTCAGCGTGGAACCGAAtcccatttacaatacaacctgtatatctagatacacgtctatcagggtcacatgccagtgagtataatgcatcagacgcatccgcagagttgctcatgcgcaacgtcttcatctattatcatgtatagaatataattgtttagagattttcataagttgaaataatgtgcaatacaacgaaaatactaagtgtggtgagatacaatgtgaaatcttacacgtttggTGAACCATTCTGGAAATTGAtcttgatgcattcgatcataatttgtggggaatttggacttcatcttgTCTATatgttcgctacacataaatgacacgtcatcagcaagaaacattaagatcatcatatgtaaagaaaataataatcgagggaagacttactccaagtacgactctatttcttcacaattatgcaacacataccaccgcgcctttgttagatccccaaggtccatatcctgaaacgtcgggGATCCTGAAGGATGAAcgttatgtgcaaatacagatatgagtcattgttcatgctcctgcccttcatcggcattccgatcttctcggttgaatctagtctctatgtcACGAaaatacatggagcaaaatgtaaggcactcattatcaatgtacgcttcagctATCGACCCCTCCGGTCGTGTCTTATTCTTCACAAATCGTTTCAAtgtgtgaaggtatctatacacaaaaccactatgttatacgtatgaaaacatggatatatgtagtttatggaatgaataaaaattttaacatattagtaccacctttcgatcggatacatccaacgatattgtactgggcctgtcactaggtgtaccatgacatcaaaaaacacaggtgaaaatattctttcaagtttacaAAGGATTACGGCAATGTCACTCTCCAGTCGTGCAATAACATGTACATTCAACGATCTCGaatacaaatccttaaagaatatccccaactcaataaGTGTCACACTGATATCCTTACTCAAGAATCCATGAATTGCAACCGGCAGTAGGCATTgtagaaggacgtgacaatcatgacttttcattcctactaccttacagtccgtaacgtttacacgccgagatatgtttgacgcatacccatcgggaaacttcaccaatctcaaccattcacataaatgcTTTCTATCTAGTTTTGTCAACGTAtagcaggctgctggtatagtatacgaattttcatgtggttgcaagtgcaactctttccttaaacccatttcttatagatccaatcgagccttgaaactgtcttttgttttcttctctatgttcatcaatgttccgaagacattgtcacatatatttttctcaatatgcatgacatctaagttgtgtcgcaattttagatcactccaatagggcaactcaaaaaagatgctcttcttcctccagttatagttCAATAttgtacgtttcctcttcttcaagcacgatgccttaccaaatctaaattctccaatgttactcagttgctacatcacgtcttctccagatagctcggaggtggcctatgatcttgtttgccatcaaagatcaccgtcttcctacgccaactatgatcacttggaaggaagcgacgatggcccatataacacatttttctaccatgcttcaatgacaatgaacaagtctcaataccacatgtaggacaagccaacttgcccttcgtgcTCCACCTAGACAAATTTTCATACAcgggaaagtcatttattgtccacaagactgctgcatgcaatcgaaatgtctatCCTGCAAATGTATCATACATTTGTATACCTTAACTCCACAACTCATTTAACTTTATCTACTAAcggtcgcaaatacacatcaatgtcattcccaggtgacctgAGTCCAGGAATAagtaatgacatcatgaaaaatgactccttcatacacaaccaaaGAGGAGAATTgcagggcataagtaccactggccacatactgtatgagctactcatattaccaaatggataaaaaccatcacttgcaaggcctagtggaacattgcgagaatcctattcaaaccagtcatgttgcttgtcaaaattttaccaggcttcagagtccgtagggtgcctcagtgtactaacCTCATGAAtgtgtttctccttatgccacctcatatcttcagccgtcttacgAGACATAAACAGTCTTTACAATCTGGGTTTCAATTaaaagtaccttaacacctttcgcGAGATTTTCTTACCCCTAGCTCTGTCATTCTTTCACCTAGACTCCTCACATTCATGACACCCTTCAGCCTTATcatgtgtgagacccgaccctagttcttatgtgtgcatgtgtgtgtgtgagtatccatcttgttcatcacggtctcgcggtcctaccggtcaaactTCGACGACCTGCGACCTTCAGATAGTGTTTGTGGttacccttgagttcggtcatgtaaacccgactcaagttgacccgagacctatgccattacgtCCGCCTCATCGCCGTGATTCCGATGCCGTGTCACGTGCattaatccgatatgtacatctcaagttatgatcattgatcgatatggGCATTGATtccatgattggtggaccccaccatgggttgcacattttCCAATGtcatcatttcaccctaggcagagatttctagaaaggctattaccctaagccttgttaatatcaccataggccaccatcattgcctaggagagagagagctcatcattacaagtcttaaaagtctctcttgctctctttctctctcatttctctctctctctctctctctctctctctctcttctcttcttccctagcaacttcccttccatcttcctctcttctccagccccttctccctcaaatcctctcccatctaaccttcaataatccatctcacccattgaaacatgtcccttggagcatgaagagtagattgatataactttggagtgggatccattaaggtgggtgctctcttggcttcatctctctttcttcttctttccttttttccctttccttttctaCATACGTgggagcatgtagggcccaccaatccatggtggagaccctatatggttcctaggatgaaggccaagggcctaaatccttcacaatccattccatggtgggccattttccatggacccactatgatgatttcctcttaatccttgcttcacatgggccacctaggcctttgcatgcataTAGAGAAGGGATCCCTACCATCCAgcaacttattttgatgtatcttggCATGCATGAAAGTGTATGACatagtgatggtgtggatttgtgtaTGGGTGGTCCCTTTGTGGCGGGACCTCCCACCTATGGCCAATCTTGCTCCTTCTCCCCCTCATTTCCCTTATCTACTTCTGTATATTTTCTGATGATATGTGACTCACCAAAGTAGGTCAGCAACATCTCGGGCCCCCAgtaagatgggacgtccaagcccaccttgattagacgtccaggcccaatcatgcatgcatggtctAGATGGCCTCTAAAATGGATTTTTATAGAGGCTTGAGAGCACTGATGGGTCTGAATTTTGTGAACCCATCAAGGTGTACCCCACATGAGGAAATAGGGCTATGGACCCCTTGATTTATttgcatgggctgaaatatggacagcctatgttgctgtccagatttcaggcccagttggAGCATGTATTTTGAGTTACTGTTTAGACCTATTTACAGCCCTTTttatcccaaatttctttagggaTTTTGTAGtatgtggaccctactttgatGCGGTATAGGGTCCACACTCTGcctcccatgattgaggcccatgggttgggccaaagaaGGCTAACTGCccagaaatttctagacagttCAGCAATACAGTATGGAGGAAAATACTATTTTCACCTGACTTtttggaagaagtgggccactccagtggaccccacttatttttCAGATCTAGGGCCaccttttttcccaattttccaagtgtttgggtgggtccaggcacaccccatgtggtcccaaacatagggacagatACAATTCTAGCAACAATCCACCCTAGACAGGTTGGAATTCTGAAatgtattaaaatacttttaggtgtttaaaaattataaaaatttacaaggaggtattccacttatggtaggacccgcttacaaaattttggggccaatggacacctgtacacaccatggtggtggctggataggcccattacaatatggtgtccagatcagtccgatttttaggatagattaatttctttaaataaattaaaatatttatatatgtctaaaaattctgaaattttgtggcaCTGTGGTCCACCCATGCTAGGACCCACTTactaaatttcagggccaatggacccctgtgcacaccgtggagAGGGccagactggcccaccacgttgatatatgtattgcatatcctctctcatctagtggggcccacagtgatgtgtgtgagccaacaggaattaattatactaagaaatatttctattgttgaactccaaccaacccaaaaatttgggtgggctggaatttggcattgagcccaataattgttgcctatagatgttctttggggcaatatggcccactagatttgaggaggatttaagtaagtatcttaccatcttattttatatttttttgggcttaattagtgtatgattaaagtcccatcccaaatgggattcttcttgagctagtctcttagttaaatatgggccttatagccttggttgggctagaacttttgataggcccattgaacccttgggtcctatatttaccatgtcattgtgatgggccttatgggccaaatactcaagtagttgggcccttgtttgcccactataataaatccctacttgggccgagatgtgaggcccaacttacttgtgttaaaaatttaaggatttcccatatgttgggataatgggttgcccactaggcctaCCGCAATGAGTGAACAtatgacccttatggttaggCCCTagccttgcttaagggcccactaaGTTACCTTTTTTTgcgcttagtgtatggcccactaggccatggattgattgtgccttggacctttctttgcatacgtagcaggctaccttttgggacccagttgaggttatatgtcctccttggtggccttaaggtaggcccatagaagCCCTTAtaagtggttaaaggcccaccttgggcctagcTAGGACCGTTCCTCCGTAGGATTTGACTCTCTAAGTTTGTaggccatcccaaagtactgggctcccactagaggacttctcttcttcttagaatgcCTAtctatgtgcctagatcttgacccttgGGACGAacgattccatattccacaggtagtacacttacatcattgcgacccatatgcatcatctgtatgaattgattacactgtatggtggtcattgagggatgaagtttctccccttatgcacattgagtgcttgaaacttgtgcatgatctatgtgcgtgactcatgcattggcatcgcatttcatgatgataccgcccttgcttcatcagggccttgcctccacagggacatttgtgaatggccgcatgtgtgggcactgaaaatattacttgagcatacagggtgcataggatgcccatgagtgagattctcaaaacttccatagtaccaaggatctgctccaacgcagtggccgagtgaaaattatgagcATACGAGGGCCTTATtctgttaggccgcgactcccactgtcgtgtagtcgattggataggggtgtggccttacctgcctggtgtgaggagacattgttaggctgagtctgaccagctcataaatgggtttgctaccttcaggccttgttggtgattggttgtccataggcgagtagtgaggtatcttacgctcgtttgattgtgcggggtctgtagagctgCAGTCATTCGGAAGTGTAATAGACTctgatgatttccttatgattgaaaatgtacttgacatatggtttggatatgagcactgatattacctgcatcacattagcattgactgtgtaagccccttcatgcattgccttggtatggcgtccagtacttattgcatcatattcataataagccttggtaaggttagtgatatcctcattgagcatgtttctcttcttacatctcctactattcttctgtgcaccattgacacacacttacaccaccctttaagcttctataagcttatgcacgattaatgcgtgcaggagactctagatAAACGTTGTAGCAGCAGATCGTGGAgtagagctgagcatttgaggactcaagtgttgctgatttctctctctttccttatcaccttatgtatgttcttttgaacctgatgtaaacttgttaaagttcaaattcttaatagattttgtaatgtgtgccctttgttattctcagatatacttactgtgatcttaggtatgctcatattggaaagtgattatactattatgaaaatcctctttataggatcacaggatcggaacttgccttaggagccgagaatggggtactgcggaggctgttgcggccagaaccggccatcgggttccttgtgagtccggttactgagtctggggcatgacaggagttggtatcagagcataacaagtaatttTAGAATGACTCAGGATAACATCGTATGTTTACCAAGAACATAGGACTAGTAGTCTCTCGAGATTCATCCTTTtgctccgtattgagcctataattgtcttgattccttgcatcgtcattattttgtagacgatgccttTAGACATGACACTCGTGGTTGTTGCGCCCATGGTCatggtgcccgtggacgaggcgccTGAGTTACCTctcctactcgagcacatcctgctcccattgttgaggatccgattcctgaggtcccgatccggccTGCTCCCCCAGTTGAGCCCGTAGTGCCCGTACCTTCAATTGCTCCAGTTCCCCCACCTATcccccctcctcagcctgctaTTCTAGTTTTGGAGGCTCCTGCTCCGCCGGCCGCCCTCGTGCCTCCGCCTGAGGTGAGTGCCGCCCCTGCCTTTctgacagtacctataggagccaaGCATTTCCAACAactgatgcagcttgttgccatcgcattgcagacccgtcagccaGCTACTGCCCAGGTTTCTAGGCAGTCTGATTTACCATGTGCTAATGCGATAGATCGAGTGTTCCGACAGCAtaatcccccgaggtttagtggtgaccctaacccttctaCCGCtgaggcttggcgcactgaggttgcaaggatttttgacactatacagtgtcctacgggtcagagagtatcccttacgacctatcttcttcagggtgaggcccgtcactggtggtcatctatatctaggatggtcgagcctcagtttgtttggacatgggaggagtttgtGGTCCGTTTTGACCACaaattcttccccgagcatgttcagatccagctggctatcgagtttgagaccctagtgtaggttgatatgactgtatctcagtatgaggcccgtttcttagctctgtctagatttgctcctcatctcacctgcgatgagaagatgagggcccatCGTTTTGTGACTGGGTTGCGTCCTGCCCTTGATAGCCGTGTGGTAGGGTATTGTTTGGAGACATTCGATcaggtcgttcatcgggcactggtttatgaggaggactgggcttcGACATAAAGattgagagagcagagttccggtggagaacGGAAGAGAAGAGCGCCAACCGGCAGCTCCAGGCAGCTCCGTCAGCAGAGGAGGGGTGGATCAGGATTTTGGCAGCCCGCGGTTCAGTTAGTAGCttctcatcatcatcagcacTGCTAGCCGCTTCATCTTTCgaccccttttctggtgtatgcttcggttgtggacagaccgggcatcggaggcgtgagtgccctctccccattcagtaacagaggccaccgcagttgccccctcctcgtcctcctcaacaACAGCAGAGAGCATAGCTTCCACCTGCACCAGAGACATCAGCAACAGAAACAGTAGCAGCCGCAGCACCAACAGAGGAGATATCCGTATGCTATCCGGTCCCTGGGTCCAGCATGTATAGCAACCAAACAGGCTCAAACTCAAGACCCTTAGTCCTCCGGTTTGCTTCCCTTACCAGCTCAGGGCCGTTTTTATTCTGCGCAGCAAGCACCAGGCCAAGACCCACAGTCATCGACCAGTGGAGTCGTTGAGgctattcttcttgtttctacttgtgttgctcatgttttgtttgattctggcgcttcctATTATTTTTTGGTTGAGCAGTTTTGCTGATCGACCGGTATTCCGTCGAAGGTCGTGTCTGAGGCCttgaccgtttcgactcccatggggaagtctattgtGTTGACCCATCGTTGTCCTTCTTACCCGGTATTAGTGGACGAGATGTTCCTCCCTGCTGATCTATTCGTGATGACGATGGCAGGATTTGATGTGATTctaggtatggactggcttgcggagTATCGTGCCATCTTAGACTGTGTCGCGAGGATGGTTACGTTTCATATTCCAtgcttgccagtattccagttcgtcgctgagcctagaggagagccgttatctagtttcttggcttcaatcattgaggattctgtggcagagagtattgagcaactgccagttgtttgtaagtacccggatgtgttccaagagatccCGGGTTTACCACCacatcggcaggtggagttccagattaaTTTGGtacccggtactgcgcctatctcaaaggccccctaccAAATGGCACctttggagttgagggaactacaggagcagttggatgagctccgggagttaggtttcattcgtcacAGCAATTCGCCTTGGGGAGCCtcggtattgtttgtaaagaagaaggatggttcgttacAACTCTATgcagattatcgtga contains:
- the LOC131228667 gene encoding uncharacterized protein LOC131228667 → MRGFGHGAKLMAPVRVASSRSIVVGDSAVRRADTVEREVQELRVVVDDIKDQLDRQREEQERKMMDQLVRQREEQERRIEEELVKQREEQERRMEEELARQKEE